The Paraburkholderia sp. ZP32-5 genome includes a window with the following:
- a CDS encoding reverse transcriptase family protein, with the protein MNRLEVPRYTAAPIESMAALSRALGVTVEHLAAVAAKASSLYRVADKIEKADGTLRETFDAKPVLKDIHRRIKLAILDRVSFPNYLTGSVKGQDYRTNALLHRNSKILISEDIQGFFPSTTQHLVQEVWSQFFRFSADVAQCLTALCTKDGALPQGAITSPHIANLVFWRVEPAIHTEMASRGLRYSRYVDDVCVSSSTGIAHADKQSVIAVIYAMLARHGYSAKRSKHKIQTGSGRITATKLGVNGDPSLSGQQRGQIRAAVHKLELTFATGAFSEARALLPSVTGRVSMLARFHSAEGLALKQRIASVREQLQLVPMVAKRDSSTDMGVSVGFEGNSTVPW; encoded by the coding sequence ATGAACCGGTTAGAGGTTCCTAGGTACACGGCTGCTCCCATAGAAAGTATGGCGGCATTGTCGCGAGCGTTGGGTGTAACGGTCGAGCATCTCGCTGCAGTCGCCGCCAAAGCTTCCTCTCTCTACCGAGTCGCGGACAAGATCGAAAAAGCGGACGGTACGCTTCGCGAAACGTTTGATGCGAAGCCGGTGTTGAAGGATATTCATCGGCGGATCAAACTGGCCATTCTCGATCGAGTAAGTTTTCCAAACTATCTGACTGGCAGTGTGAAGGGGCAGGACTATCGTACGAACGCGCTGCTGCATCGCAATTCAAAGATCCTGATTAGCGAAGACATCCAAGGATTCTTTCCCTCGACCACGCAGCATCTCGTGCAGGAAGTCTGGTCGCAGTTCTTCCGTTTTTCGGCCGATGTGGCGCAGTGCCTAACGGCTCTTTGCACCAAAGATGGCGCTCTCCCGCAGGGAGCCATCACAAGTCCGCATATCGCGAATCTCGTTTTCTGGCGCGTGGAGCCGGCGATACATACGGAGATGGCGTCTCGTGGATTACGATACTCGCGATATGTCGATGATGTATGTGTTTCGTCCAGCACTGGTATTGCTCATGCCGATAAGCAGTCAGTGATCGCGGTCATATATGCAATGCTGGCGCGACACGGCTATTCTGCCAAACGATCGAAACACAAAATCCAGACGGGGAGCGGCCGCATCACGGCGACGAAGCTCGGTGTCAATGGTGATCCCAGCCTTTCAGGTCAGCAGCGAGGACAGATTCGCGCTGCCGTACACAAGCTCGAACTGACATTCGCGACTGGAGCTTTCTCGGAGGCGCGAGCGCTCTTACCCTCCGTCACAGGTCGGGTCAGTATGCTCGCACGTTTTCACTCTGCGGAAGGGCTGGCACTGAAGCAACGTATCGCGTCCGTACGTGAGCAATTGCAGCTCGTCCCAATGGTGGCGAAAAGAGATTCCTCGACTGACATGGGAGTGTCTGTCGGGTTTGAGGGCAATTCAACCGTTCCATGGTGA
- a CDS encoding helix-turn-helix domain-containing protein encodes MSVMNMGQAIKMCRTRRSLSQAELAGLAGCSISYLSMLESNQRDPSLSTLKSIAGALRIPTEILFFLGSDREELAGMDKELSGQLARAALEILSDTHEPVRGS; translated from the coding sequence ATGAGCGTTATGAATATGGGTCAGGCTATCAAGATGTGTCGGACTCGTAGGTCGTTATCACAGGCTGAACTAGCTGGACTTGCGGGTTGTTCGATTTCTTACCTTTCCATGCTGGAAAGCAATCAGAGGGATCCGTCGCTATCCACTTTGAAAAGTATTGCCGGAGCGTTACGCATCCCGACGGAGATTCTATTCTTTCTGGGATCAGACCGAGAGGAGCTTGCCGGTATGGACAAAGAGCTCTCCGGTCAGCTCGCCCGCGCGGCGTTGGAGATACTGAGTGATACACATGAACCGGTTAGAGGTTCCTAG
- a CDS encoding phage/plasmid primase, P4 family: MNIDPIRKYADLAAKGFSCFPIRQNEKSPLTPHGFKDASLDTEQHRAWAEQFPNSNIAYATGTPSGRLIVLDMDVKNKNSGAKSLVALEKKHGPFPETLTALTQSGGAHYLYTHPEGMKIQCKVGFRDGIDIRADGGYCVAPPSTIDGNKYEWVDPTVPIAPAPEWLLEELAKQGTTRRKRKSRKSEIVSLGGRNHAVMLYAFSMLNNGLDYDRLEDQLLDYNNTCCNPPLPESEVSQIAANVIKSHQENIGNSLHTTDLGNAQRMYELFGSKLRYVSETKQWLEKQESGVWKRVDELYVLFLARRILSLIYEEMYSLNPGSRQDMFEHAQYTESNTGLKNAVDLFRSEPGVALSANSLDQGEWTLPVRNGLIDLRTNEFTPMRPNLHITYTAGVDYDPNAICPNWERFLLRIMNGNVALVEYVRRAVGYTLTCQTSEHVLFFLFGSGANGKSTFLNVLRTLFGDLGAQANGDMLLEKNGAFGMSQNAASSEVARLMGKRLVAMSEVEDGRHFSEKTVKWYTGGEIITARMLYQNAFEFKPRFKLWLAGNYKPTVKGSDHGIWRRMKLIPFTVTIPPEERDPDLERKLCEELPGILNWALLGCQHWRENGYKLNEPEIITNEVAEYRGEMDIVSSWLSEFTRDDPDGEIHFGNTYKFFKAWSEAQYNFAYSGKRFGMILKEKGYKPASKPHRVYKGLTLLVDLEFNENTGAYVGHEFNETEVYQRKKSWQKKLLSNMTDEDFDADGDGDGTPAV, encoded by the coding sequence ATGAATATCGATCCAATTAGAAAATACGCCGATCTCGCTGCGAAAGGTTTCTCCTGCTTCCCGATTCGCCAGAACGAGAAAAGTCCCCTTACTCCGCACGGATTCAAAGACGCCAGCCTCGACACGGAACAGCATCGGGCGTGGGCGGAGCAATTCCCTAACTCGAACATCGCCTACGCGACTGGCACTCCATCCGGCCGTTTGATCGTGCTCGACATGGATGTGAAAAACAAGAACTCAGGTGCAAAGTCCCTCGTTGCACTGGAGAAGAAGCACGGCCCTTTCCCTGAAACTCTTACCGCCTTGACGCAATCTGGGGGTGCCCATTACCTGTATACGCACCCTGAAGGTATGAAAATTCAGTGCAAGGTCGGCTTCCGTGACGGCATCGACATTCGGGCCGACGGTGGCTACTGCGTCGCTCCCCCATCCACGATCGATGGCAACAAGTATGAATGGGTCGATCCGACCGTGCCTATCGCACCCGCTCCTGAATGGTTGCTTGAAGAACTTGCCAAGCAAGGAACGACGCGCCGCAAACGTAAATCGCGCAAAAGCGAAATCGTCTCACTTGGTGGTCGTAACCATGCAGTCATGCTGTACGCGTTCTCTATGCTCAACAACGGACTGGATTACGACCGTCTGGAAGATCAACTTCTCGATTACAACAATACTTGCTGCAATCCGCCGCTTCCCGAATCGGAGGTGTCGCAAATCGCAGCAAACGTGATCAAATCTCACCAAGAGAACATTGGAAATTCGTTGCACACAACCGACCTCGGCAACGCGCAGCGGATGTACGAGCTGTTCGGTAGCAAGCTTCGGTACGTCTCCGAGACAAAGCAGTGGCTCGAAAAGCAAGAATCGGGCGTGTGGAAACGCGTGGACGAACTGTACGTGCTCTTTCTCGCGCGTCGTATCCTTTCGCTTATCTACGAAGAAATGTATAGCCTGAATCCCGGTAGTCGTCAGGACATGTTCGAGCACGCACAATATACGGAAAGCAATACTGGCCTGAAAAACGCCGTTGACCTGTTCAGGTCCGAACCAGGAGTCGCCCTGTCTGCCAATAGTCTCGATCAGGGTGAGTGGACACTGCCCGTAAGGAACGGGCTGATCGATTTGCGGACCAACGAGTTCACGCCCATGCGGCCGAATCTGCACATTACGTATACCGCCGGGGTGGACTACGATCCGAACGCGATCTGTCCTAACTGGGAAAGGTTCTTGTTGCGGATCATGAACGGTAACGTTGCACTGGTCGAATATGTACGCCGTGCCGTCGGATACACGTTGACTTGTCAGACCTCAGAACACGTATTGTTCTTCCTGTTCGGCAGCGGTGCTAACGGCAAATCAACTTTTCTCAATGTATTGCGCACCCTGTTTGGCGACCTCGGTGCTCAGGCCAACGGCGACATGTTGCTTGAAAAGAATGGTGCTTTCGGTATGTCGCAAAACGCCGCGAGTAGCGAAGTTGCACGCCTGATGGGCAAACGTCTTGTTGCCATGAGTGAGGTGGAGGACGGACGCCATTTCAGCGAAAAGACGGTGAAGTGGTATACCGGTGGTGAGATCATCACAGCGCGGATGCTCTATCAGAATGCATTCGAATTCAAGCCTCGGTTCAAGCTCTGGCTCGCTGGCAACTACAAGCCTACCGTCAAGGGTTCTGATCACGGCATCTGGCGTCGTATGAAGCTGATCCCGTTCACCGTCACGATTCCGCCCGAGGAACGTGATCCTGACCTTGAACGCAAGCTCTGCGAAGAGCTTCCTGGCATTCTGAATTGGGCTTTACTCGGCTGCCAGCACTGGCGTGAAAACGGGTACAAGCTCAATGAACCCGAGATCATCACAAACGAAGTCGCAGAGTACCGCGGCGAAATGGACATCGTGAGTAGTTGGCTCTCGGAATTTACTCGTGACGATCCGGACGGCGAAATCCATTTCGGGAATACCTACAAGTTCTTCAAGGCTTGGAGCGAGGCACAATATAACTTCGCATACTCGGGGAAGCGGTTCGGCATGATCCTGAAAGAAAAGGGATACAAGCCCGCATCAAAGCCCCACCGCGTTTACAAAGGCTTGACATTGCTCGTTGATCTTGAGTTTAACGAAAACACAGGAGCCTACGTCGGACATGAATTCAATGAGACGGAAGTCTATCAGCGGAAGAAAAGCTGGCAGAAGAAGTTGCTCTCCAATATGACCGACGAGGATTTCGACGCGGACGGCGATGGGGATGGCACGCCCGCAGTGTAA
- a CDS encoding tyrosine-type recombinase/integrase — MTLIRRNNSKNWYYQFQIQGKKFFGSTGTPNKTKAAQVEREMRNRAHSERYLGDSPEITVKDALEQYVESRKGTAYYSGMWSGIRKAMGYKLHSKTKAKLPCYGFHPDTLLHELTTRDFEVLVAKRKAEGDKPATIKHEIGLLRATINEMTKLGFKVNREIVFPALKTSYRLRYLDSNEESALLLELDPERRRNGLKPLETRTPEMTRNVQDNYDITVFLLDTGCRYSEVANIPWSAIDVDACTISLYRSKVRNEDVLHMTSRLETVLRRRWEERRPGQRYVFEDRTGSERGYSTKAIKKAIERAGLNDAAVVKERGGRVTLHTFRHTFASKLVRAGVSLYEVSVLLGHSDPKMTQRYAHLSPNDASRKAVKVIDSLLLNPA; from the coding sequence ATGACACTCATCCGTCGAAACAACAGCAAGAACTGGTATTACCAGTTCCAGATTCAGGGCAAGAAGTTCTTCGGTTCGACCGGAACGCCAAACAAGACGAAGGCCGCGCAAGTCGAACGCGAAATGCGCAACCGAGCACACAGTGAGCGATATCTTGGTGATTCGCCCGAGATCACAGTGAAAGATGCACTGGAACAGTATGTCGAGTCCCGTAAGGGCACCGCCTACTACAGCGGTATGTGGTCGGGCATCCGGAAAGCGATGGGGTACAAGCTTCATTCGAAGACGAAGGCGAAACTTCCCTGTTATGGATTCCATCCCGACACGCTACTGCACGAACTGACAACCCGCGATTTCGAAGTTCTTGTTGCAAAACGCAAGGCCGAAGGCGACAAGCCCGCGACGATCAAACACGAGATCGGTTTGCTGCGAGCAACCATCAACGAGATGACGAAGCTCGGCTTCAAGGTGAATCGCGAAATCGTGTTTCCCGCGCTTAAGACTTCCTATAGGCTTCGATATCTCGATTCCAACGAAGAGTCGGCGTTATTGCTCGAACTCGATCCGGAACGGCGTAGAAACGGTTTAAAGCCGTTAGAAACGCGAACACCCGAGATGACGCGGAATGTCCAGGACAACTACGACATCACGGTTTTTCTGCTAGATACGGGGTGTCGATACTCCGAGGTCGCAAACATTCCTTGGTCGGCGATCGATGTTGACGCATGCACGATCAGTCTCTACCGGAGCAAGGTGCGAAACGAGGATGTATTGCACATGACATCCCGACTCGAAACGGTCCTTCGTCGCCGGTGGGAGGAACGCCGCCCCGGACAACGATACGTATTCGAAGACCGCACTGGTAGTGAACGGGGCTACAGCACGAAAGCAATCAAGAAGGCGATCGAGCGCGCGGGGCTCAATGACGCGGCGGTGGTCAAGGAGCGTGGAGGGCGGGTCACTCTGCACACGTTTCGACACACCTTCGCGAGCAAGCTCGTCAGGGCGGGCGTCAGTCTCTACGAGGTGTCGGTATTGCTCGGTCACAGCGATCCGAAAATGACTCAGCGCTATGCTCACCTGAGTCCGAACGACGCGAGTCGCAAGGCTGTAAAAGTCATCGATTCGCTGCTGCTCAACCCCGCATGA
- a CDS encoding CatB-related O-acetyltransferase, translated as MSHTVERVGSVGRSQIRVGRFTYGFENISIKQWGEGAALTIGSFCSIASSITIFLGGNHRADWMTTFPFGHIFQEELDGVGIQGHPATNGDVTIGHDVWIGHGVTIMSGVSIGSGAVIAANSNVVKDVMPYEVVGGNPARVIKSRFCSEIVDLLLALGWWNLPVEVIRQISADLSAKPTIDSLVNLIRRCKT; from the coding sequence ATGTCACACACCGTTGAACGAGTCGGATCCGTCGGCAGGAGCCAAATCAGAGTCGGTCGATTCACCTACGGCTTTGAGAACATCTCTATCAAACAGTGGGGAGAGGGCGCAGCTCTAACGATTGGTTCATTCTGCTCGATTGCCTCATCAATCACTATTTTCCTCGGTGGGAATCATCGAGCGGACTGGATGACCACCTTCCCATTCGGGCATATCTTTCAGGAAGAACTTGATGGAGTGGGAATTCAGGGCCATCCGGCAACAAACGGTGATGTGACAATCGGACATGATGTGTGGATCGGGCATGGCGTGACTATCATGTCCGGAGTGTCGATTGGCAGTGGTGCCGTCATCGCTGCAAATTCAAATGTCGTGAAAGACGTGATGCCATATGAGGTTGTCGGCGGCAATCCCGCAAGGGTGATAAAGAGCCGATTTTGCAGCGAAATCGTCGACTTGCTCCTAGCACTGGGATGGTGGAATCTGCCGGTTGAAGTCATCAGGCAGATAAGCGCGGACCTGTCAGCGAAGCCCACTATCGATTCGCTCGTGAATCTCATCAGGCGCTGCAAAACCTAG
- a CDS encoding helix-turn-helix domain-containing protein, which translates to MPKKAKITAPLSAVVGSNIKARRAELGLTQNALAQALGVEIETISRYERGAVAPSFPQLEKLCTALSVKAWQLFSDGSVVPNANGQTLDDLLADLSGRDREFVLDFVRGYVAHHGRSQ; encoded by the coding sequence ATGCCTAAGAAAGCGAAAATCACTGCCCCCCTATCGGCAGTTGTCGGGAGCAATATCAAGGCAAGACGTGCCGAGCTGGGTTTGACCCAAAATGCATTGGCCCAAGCCTTGGGAGTTGAAATTGAAACCATCTCGCGCTACGAGCGAGGAGCCGTAGCACCGTCATTTCCGCAGTTGGAAAAACTATGCACGGCGCTCAGTGTCAAGGCGTGGCAGTTGTTTTCGGATGGATCAGTCGTGCCCAATGCAAACGGACAGACCCTTGACGATTTGCTTGCCGACCTCTCTGGTCGTGACCGCGAATTCGTACTAGATTTTGTTCGCGGTTATGTTGCCCATCACGGTCGAAGTCAATAA
- a CDS encoding DCL family protein yields MPAKPITLGPLQFGKKGDAVTYLKAILNRYDVGDRVNADDAVILKAALEHHPKAAAKIGCGVTDFSVRTADFGTKCFWVNRPDGTTEKFSITGSIYGS; encoded by the coding sequence ATGCCTGCGAAGCCCATCACCCTCGGCCCCTTACAGTTCGGCAAGAAGGGGGACGCCGTTACATATTTGAAGGCGATACTCAACCGGTACGACGTGGGCGATCGAGTCAACGCCGACGACGCAGTGATCCTAAAAGCCGCGTTGGAGCATCATCCAAAGGCCGCTGCAAAAATTGGTTGTGGTGTCACCGACTTCAGCGTTCGAACTGCGGACTTCGGTACCAAATGCTTCTGGGTGAATCGTCCTGACGGAACGACTGAAAAGTTCTCCATCACCGGTTCTATCTACGGCAGCTAG
- a CDS encoding DEAD/DEAH box helicase — protein MSLADLQSWLLREGVRDDLDAITRLTVRNELDNLGPERSAPPAAAIDWPRLLLAGSILARSNQREDQEAALRIATAAISLTGDQALKDAGAVLLGKLSNFRAIELAIDRGLLAADLDGRLGVALRLEAQRREMDRSILVQSSGAWLQVNDFQQRFWTNAAGERWLSASAPTASGKTFLVLQWLIDQMIAGETQVAVYLAPTRALVSEIETNLKGLLGNAELIEVSSLPLPDKYKAARAGGARVILVFTQERLHLLANVLGAVFSIDLLIVDEAHKIGDNQRGVILQDAIERTTRANPKLKVVFISPATQNPEELLTDAPDGVQTVAVDSDATTVLQNLITATQVPRRAKLWKLTLRQQGSIFPLGILQLASTPDGLKKRLAFIAAAVGERGGTLVYTNGAGEAEEVADLVSQLLPKLGSIDSELLQLAELARKGVHQDFRLAPLVERGVAFHYGNMPSLLRLEIERLFRSGKIRFLVCTSTLIEGVNLSCRTIVVRGPRKGKGHPMEPHDFWNLAGRAGRWGDEFQGNIICIDPEDARAWPSGVPSRARYPIKRESDAVLELGDGMVDYIYERGLSDLSSIEDTDQFEQVGAYLLTTFMRLGSISAASLAKRHEAALIVKLDQALAALVAQIEIDVDLAARHPGVSAIGLQRLLDAFRSYAGDVENLLPAEVASNDSYDRFITIMGRINKHLFLAFAPESRVRLYALIVVKWLKGYSLARIIRDSIDWHRDAGRSFKLPELIRGTMELVEQIARFKAPKYLSAYMDVLHLHLREIGREDLIDDGLDIGTQLEFGVSSTTLLSLMELGLSRMSAVALYEKIARDDLDREECVGWIAERVGQFQSMDIPAIIIREVRERIRLPGDVAT, from the coding sequence ATGAGCCTCGCCGATCTCCAATCGTGGCTTCTCCGCGAAGGCGTTCGGGACGATCTCGATGCGATCACACGACTTACAGTCCGCAACGAACTCGACAATCTTGGCCCTGAGCGTTCCGCGCCGCCCGCTGCGGCGATTGACTGGCCCAGACTGTTGCTCGCCGGCAGCATTCTGGCGCGATCCAATCAACGGGAAGATCAAGAAGCCGCGCTCCGAATCGCAACCGCCGCAATTTCGTTGACGGGCGATCAAGCGTTAAAAGACGCGGGTGCTGTACTCTTAGGTAAGCTTTCCAACTTTCGGGCCATAGAGTTAGCCATCGATCGAGGCTTGCTGGCAGCAGACCTCGACGGGCGGCTAGGCGTCGCGTTGCGCCTCGAAGCTCAGCGTCGCGAAATGGACCGCTCCATCTTGGTGCAATCGAGCGGGGCCTGGCTACAGGTGAACGATTTTCAGCAACGCTTCTGGACCAATGCGGCTGGGGAGCGTTGGCTCTCGGCATCCGCACCTACCGCCTCTGGCAAAACGTTTCTCGTACTTCAGTGGTTGATCGACCAAATGATCGCGGGCGAGACGCAGGTGGCAGTCTACCTCGCCCCGACTCGCGCGCTGGTCTCCGAGATAGAGACTAATCTTAAGGGGCTCCTAGGTAATGCCGAGCTGATTGAAGTGTCGTCCCTTCCGCTTCCCGATAAGTACAAAGCTGCTCGCGCTGGCGGCGCACGAGTGATTCTAGTATTCACTCAGGAGCGGTTGCATCTCCTCGCCAATGTGCTCGGTGCTGTGTTCTCGATCGATCTGCTCATTGTGGACGAGGCGCATAAGATCGGTGACAACCAGCGCGGCGTGATCTTGCAGGATGCAATAGAGCGGACCACCCGCGCTAACCCAAAGCTGAAGGTTGTGTTCATCAGTCCGGCGACTCAGAACCCAGAAGAGTTACTCACGGACGCGCCCGATGGGGTGCAGACCGTCGCTGTCGATAGCGACGCCACCACGGTTCTCCAAAATCTCATAACCGCGACCCAGGTGCCGAGAAGAGCGAAGCTCTGGAAGCTCACTCTTCGACAGCAGGGTTCGATATTTCCGTTAGGGATTCTTCAACTCGCCAGCACGCCGGATGGACTCAAGAAGCGCCTCGCGTTCATCGCCGCAGCTGTTGGCGAGAGAGGCGGAACGCTCGTTTACACAAACGGTGCTGGAGAGGCGGAGGAGGTTGCTGATCTGGTCAGTCAGCTATTGCCCAAGCTTGGGTCCATCGATTCAGAACTCTTACAGCTTGCCGAGCTTGCTCGAAAGGGCGTGCACCAGGACTTTCGACTTGCGCCGTTAGTAGAGCGAGGGGTGGCGTTCCACTACGGCAACATGCCATCGCTACTCAGGCTAGAGATAGAACGGCTGTTCCGGTCAGGGAAGATTCGCTTCCTGGTATGCACTTCAACGCTGATCGAAGGCGTGAATCTGTCGTGCCGAACAATCGTGGTTCGTGGGCCGCGCAAAGGGAAGGGCCACCCGATGGAGCCGCACGATTTCTGGAACTTGGCCGGCCGTGCAGGCCGATGGGGCGACGAGTTCCAAGGTAACATTATCTGTATTGACCCGGAGGACGCGCGGGCTTGGCCCAGTGGCGTTCCTAGCCGCGCCCGCTATCCCATTAAGCGTGAAAGCGACGCAGTTCTCGAGCTTGGTGACGGAATGGTGGACTATATCTACGAACGCGGGTTATCGGACCTTTCCAGCATCGAGGACACAGATCAATTCGAGCAGGTCGGTGCCTATCTCCTCACCACCTTTATGCGTCTCGGTTCTATATCAGCGGCCAGCCTCGCGAAGCGCCACGAGGCGGCGCTGATCGTAAAGCTCGATCAGGCGCTCGCCGCCCTAGTAGCGCAAATCGAAATCGACGTTGACCTGGCTGCTCGACACCCAGGGGTAAGTGCGATTGGCCTTCAGCGCCTTCTTGACGCTTTCCGTTCGTATGCTGGCGATGTCGAGAATCTGCTCCCGGCCGAGGTGGCAAGTAACGATAGCTACGACCGGTTCATTACGATCATGGGGAGGATCAACAAGCATTTGTTCCTCGCCTTCGCCCCCGAGAGCCGAGTCAGGCTATACGCGTTGATCGTCGTCAAATGGCTAAAGGGATACTCGCTGGCAAGGATCATCCGCGATAGCATCGATTGGCACCGAGACGCTGGTAGGTCTTTTAAGCTCCCGGAGCTCATCCGCGGCACGATGGAACTAGTGGAGCAGATTGCTCGTTTCAAAGCACCGAAGTACCTTTCGGCCTATATGGATGTACTGCACCTACATCTTCGCGAGATTGGCCGCGAAGACCTGATTGACGATGGTTTGGATATCGGCACCCAACTTGAATTCGGCGTTTCGTCGACGACACTTCTCTCGCTCATGGAACTTGGCCTGTCTCGCATGAGCGCAGTCGCTTTGTACGAGAAGATTGCTCGCGACGACCTCGACAGAGAGGAGTGCGTAGGGTGGATCGCCGAGCGCGTGGGCCAATTTCAATCAATGGATATTCCCGCCATTATTATTCGCGAGGTGCGCGAGCGTATCAGGCTGCCTGGCGACGTAGCCACGTAA
- a CDS encoding HamA C-terminal domain-containing protein: MIIDGHLVKIHCHCLSVDGNGRVQPHRLAEFMRNAVVDYAIPRSKLADAKARDKRFNSTEAVAELVERAKRSFTDLGNTGEGGEMLLFLLAERFLKLPQILCKMDLKTDTRMHYHGADGVYAGVTPKGTLKLYWGESKIYGDASAAIRACLNSLAPFLIEPEHEEAERERDLMLLSDKADLSNPAITDALKKYFDKSSVMSKRVQYCGAALVGFDAPFYPKDDAKAVAEEIAKASRTALTGWCKSIGERLKLEKLDQMEIEMFCVPLPSAEGFRAAFLKAMGITEQ, from the coding sequence GTGATCATCGACGGACATTTAGTCAAGATTCACTGTCACTGTCTTTCGGTAGACGGAAATGGCCGTGTGCAACCACATCGGCTCGCGGAGTTTATGCGGAATGCCGTCGTTGACTATGCGATTCCGCGCTCGAAGCTCGCCGATGCGAAGGCGCGCGATAAAAGGTTCAACAGCACCGAGGCAGTCGCCGAACTCGTGGAGCGCGCCAAGCGCTCGTTTACCGATTTGGGGAACACCGGTGAGGGCGGCGAGATGTTGCTGTTTCTGCTGGCGGAGCGCTTCCTCAAGCTGCCACAGATTCTTTGCAAGATGGATCTCAAGACGGACACACGTATGCACTATCACGGCGCGGATGGGGTGTATGCAGGCGTGACACCGAAAGGCACATTAAAGCTCTACTGGGGGGAATCAAAAATCTACGGCGATGCGAGTGCTGCGATTCGCGCCTGTCTCAATTCCCTCGCCCCCTTTCTGATTGAACCCGAACACGAGGAGGCAGAGCGGGAGCGCGACCTGATGCTTCTGAGTGACAAAGCCGACCTTAGCAATCCGGCAATCACCGATGCGCTCAAAAAATATTTCGATAAGTCGTCTGTCATGTCTAAACGGGTCCAATACTGCGGCGCGGCCCTTGTAGGTTTCGACGCACCGTTCTATCCGAAAGACGATGCGAAGGCAGTCGCAGAGGAGATCGCCAAGGCGTCCCGCACGGCACTTACTGGGTGGTGCAAGAGTATCGGAGAGCGGCTCAAATTGGAGAAGCTCGATCAGATGGAAATTGAGATGTTCTGCGTACCTCTGCCGTCGGCAGAAGGTTTCCGTGCAGCATTCCTCAAGGCAATGGGGATTACGGAGCAATGA
- the trmB gene encoding tRNA (guanosine(46)-N7)-methyltransferase TrmB, with translation MIHDPNDSGLPDELPTHSDSDSADDTHGAADDTLHHRRIRSFVTRAGRVSTGQRRALDELGPRFVLPFAPHQPDWSAVFGREAPRVLEIGFGMGATTAEIAAQRPGDDFLGVEVHEPGVGALLKLISEQSLTNIRIIQHDAVEVLEQMIAPDGLDGVHIFFPDPWHKARHHKRRLIQPKFVAQLVARLKPGAYLHCATDWQNYAEQMLEVLSADPLLENTADNYAPRPDYRPVTKFERRGLRLGHGVWDLVFRKRGGA, from the coding sequence ATGATCCACGATCCCAACGACTCCGGCCTGCCGGACGAACTCCCGACTCACTCCGACTCCGACAGCGCCGACGACACGCACGGCGCCGCCGATGACACGCTGCACCACCGCCGCATTCGCAGCTTCGTCACGCGCGCGGGACGCGTGTCGACCGGCCAGCGCCGCGCGCTCGACGAACTCGGACCGCGTTTCGTGCTGCCGTTCGCGCCGCACCAGCCGGACTGGAGCGCGGTGTTTGGTCGCGAGGCGCCGCGCGTGCTGGAGATCGGTTTCGGCATGGGCGCGACTACCGCGGAAATCGCCGCACAGCGTCCCGGGGATGATTTCCTCGGCGTCGAAGTTCACGAGCCCGGCGTCGGTGCGCTGCTGAAGCTGATCAGCGAACAGTCGCTGACGAATATCCGCATCATCCAGCACGACGCCGTCGAAGTACTCGAACAGATGATCGCGCCGGACGGCCTCGACGGCGTGCATATCTTCTTTCCGGACCCGTGGCACAAGGCACGCCATCACAAGCGCCGGCTGATACAGCCGAAGTTCGTTGCACAGCTCGTCGCGCGTCTGAAGCCCGGCGCGTATCTGCATTGCGCGACCGACTGGCAGAACTACGCGGAGCAGATGCTCGAAGTACTCAGCGCCGATCCGCTGCTCGAAAATACCGCGGACAACTACGCGCCTCGCCCCGACTATCGTCCGGTGACGAAGTTCGAGCGTCGCGGGCTGCGGCTCGGCCATGGTGTGTGGGATCTGGTATTTCGCAAGCGCGGCGGCGCCTGA